The DNA window GATTCTTCGACTGCGTTTCAGAATGACAAACCCAAAAACAGACTTTTTCAGTGGACATCTTATATCCTCGGTTTTTATAATTCTCCTCTGTATTTTTGCATTAATGTAGAGAATAACGCAGGTGAAGTTGGCGGAGTATAGGTTATAGCATTAGCTCCTGCCTTTATAGTCTCTAATATACTTTCATCAGTAGGGCCTCCTGTTGCAATAATAGGTATATCAGGAAAATCTTTTCTTATTGCAGCAACAATTTCAGGAGTTTTGCTTGCACCAGAAACATTTAATATAGTGGCTCCTGCTTTAATCCTTTCTAAAATATCTGTCTTAATTGTAGTAACAGTAACGACTACAGGTATATCAATAGTACTTACTAATTCACTTATTACCTCATTTGCAGTAGGCGCATTTACTACTACGCCCATAGCCCCTTGAAACTCAGCATGTAAAGCAAGGTTAACAGATCTTTTGCCAGTAGTAATTCCGCCACCCACACCACAAAAAACGGGTACAGAAGCAGCAGTCATAATTGCCTGAGTTATTATGGGCTGAGGGGTAAAAGGATATACTGCCATTACTGCATCTGCGTTTATATTTTTTATTATCGCAACATCCGTTGAAAATACTAATGAACGAATCAATTTTCCGTTAACTCTTATTCCAGATGCCTCATCGATTACTTCAGGTACATTAATCATGTTACGCTTCAAATAACTTGAGATTGCAGGT is part of the Proteiniborus sp. MB09-C3 genome and encodes:
- a CDS encoding hydrolase is translated as MINVPEVIDEASGIRVNGKLIRSLVFSTDVAIIKNINADAVMAVYPFTPQPIITQAIMTAASVPVFCGVGGGITTGKRSVNLALHAEFQGAMGVVVNAPTANEVISELVSTIDIPVVVTVTTIKTDILERIKAGATILNVSGASKTPEIVAAIRKDFPDIPIIATGGPTDESILETIKAGANAITYTPPTSPALFSTLMQKYRGEL